The following proteins are encoded in a genomic region of Bosea beijingensis:
- a CDS encoding glycosyltransferase family 4 protein, whose product MTLRIACIHQGYELYGSDRSFAESVAALRQAYPSAEIEVVLPRDGPIRGLLETNADRIVIEPLWVLRRKDLPRLVATAPVVLPLAVLRAARRLRRCDLVYINTSVIVDHVLAARFFPGKAIQHIHEIPEGATRRLLRRLVLWGRARLIFNSRATRDAFEAPPGHPSGVIYNGVAGPADWAPTDYDGQRRLRVLMLGRINRIKGQEVLLAALAALPSDIRDRIETRIVGSAFEDPGLEMALREAVTGAGLGSHVSVEPFLDDPTPLYRWADVVTVPSRRPESLGRVAIEAMAFGRPPLASAIGGLREVVADRVTGRLLPPGDAAALAQALAEIVGNPGVLAPMAQAGRERFVALFSEQAVAEAIAAVADDMLGRSVGRPR is encoded by the coding sequence GTGACGCTGCGCATCGCCTGCATTCACCAGGGTTACGAGCTCTACGGCTCGGATCGCAGCTTCGCCGAGAGCGTCGCGGCGCTGCGCCAAGCCTATCCTTCGGCCGAGATCGAGGTCGTCCTGCCACGCGATGGACCAATTCGCGGACTGCTCGAAACCAATGCCGACAGGATCGTGATCGAGCCGCTCTGGGTTCTGAGGCGCAAGGACCTTCCCCGGCTGGTCGCGACCGCGCCAGTGGTCCTGCCCCTCGCCGTGCTCCGGGCCGCACGGCGTCTCAGGCGATGCGATCTAGTGTACATCAACACCTCGGTTATCGTCGATCACGTCCTCGCGGCCCGGTTCTTTCCGGGCAAGGCGATCCAGCACATCCATGAGATTCCCGAAGGCGCGACGCGCCGGCTGCTGCGCCGGCTCGTCCTCTGGGGCCGTGCCCGGCTGATCTTCAATTCGCGGGCGACGCGCGACGCCTTCGAGGCCCCGCCGGGCCACCCCTCAGGCGTCATCTATAACGGCGTCGCCGGCCCCGCCGACTGGGCGCCGACCGACTATGACGGCCAGCGCCGCCTGCGCGTGCTGATGCTCGGCCGGATCAACCGCATCAAGGGGCAGGAGGTCCTGCTCGCGGCGCTCGCCGCCCTGCCCTCCGATATCCGCGACCGGATAGAGACCCGCATCGTCGGCAGCGCCTTCGAGGACCCCGGCCTCGAAATGGCCTTGCGCGAAGCCGTGACCGGCGCCGGCCTTGGATCCCATGTCAGCGTCGAGCCCTTCCTCGACGATCCCACTCCGCTCTATCGCTGGGCGGATGTCGTGACCGTGCCGTCGCGCCGGCCGGAATCGCTCGGCCGTGTCGCGATCGAGGCGATGGCCTTCGGCCGGCCACCGCTCGCCTCCGCCATCGGCGGATTGCGCGAGGTCGTCGCCGACCGCGTCACGGGCCGCCTGCTGCCGCCGGGCGATGCCGCTGCTTTGGCACAGGCGCTCGCCGAGATCGTCGGCAATCCCGGCGTGCTCGCGCCGATGGCACAGGCCGGGCGCGAGCGCTTCGTCGCGCTCTTCAGCGAGCAGGCCGTGGCGGAGGCCATCGCCGCCGTCGCCGACGACATGCTGGGCCGGAGCGTGGGCCGACCGCGATGA
- a CDS encoding Zn-dependent hydrolase yields the protein MPSLDTARIDIERFWTTIERSAEIGPGRPGGLSRLALSDADKQVRDTFVGWCREAGLTVRVDGIGNIFARRAGTDDSLPPVVMGSHLDTQINGGRFDGIAGVLGGLEVCRTLDALGHRTRRPIEIVNWTNEEGARFSPPMVGSGCFVGAYTLDWAQGRTDEDGRTIGQELERIGYRGEMEAAPHAFDAYVEFHIEQGYYLDRDGMQIGVVTGGFPSTGMLVEFKGETAHTGPWPMERRRNALLAGARLLVETDEIGWAYAAGGGKATAARLAAWPNKPGILSDWAQAVCDVRHPDPETSEVMAERVRRAVGESAARAGCTAEILDVWKWGGRIFAQELIDSVRKTSLALGYRTQDILSQAGHDAYFVARHAPTTMIFAPCKGGITHNNAELCTKEDLEPGLNVLLHTVMARADR from the coding sequence ATGCCCAGCCTCGACACGGCCCGTATCGACATCGAGCGGTTCTGGACCACGATCGAGCGCTCGGCCGAGATCGGCCCGGGGCGGCCGGGCGGTCTCTCCCGCCTTGCTCTGTCCGATGCCGACAAGCAGGTGCGCGACACCTTCGTCGGCTGGTGCCGCGAAGCCGGGCTCACCGTCCGCGTCGACGGCATCGGCAACATCTTCGCCCGCCGCGCCGGCACCGATGACAGCCTGCCGCCGGTGGTGATGGGCAGCCATCTCGACACGCAGATCAACGGCGGCCGCTTCGACGGCATCGCCGGTGTGCTCGGCGGGCTCGAAGTCTGCCGCACGCTCGACGCGCTCGGCCATCGCACGCGCAGGCCGATCGAGATCGTCAACTGGACCAACGAGGAAGGCGCGCGCTTCTCGCCGCCGATGGTCGGCTCCGGCTGCTTCGTGGGCGCCTATACGCTCGACTGGGCGCAGGGGCGCACCGACGAGGATGGCCGCACGATCGGGCAGGAGCTGGAGCGGATCGGCTATCGCGGCGAGATGGAAGCCGCGCCCCACGCCTTCGACGCCTATGTCGAGTTCCATATCGAGCAGGGCTACTATCTCGACCGCGACGGCATGCAGATCGGCGTCGTCACCGGTGGCTTTCCGAGCACGGGCATGCTCGTCGAGTTCAAGGGCGAGACCGCCCATACCGGCCCCTGGCCGATGGAGCGTCGCCGCAACGCCCTGCTCGCCGGCGCCCGCCTGCTGGTCGAGACCGACGAGATCGGCTGGGCCTATGCCGCTGGCGGCGGCAAGGCGACGGCCGCGCGCCTCGCCGCCTGGCCGAACAAGCCGGGCATCCTCTCGGACTGGGCGCAGGCCGTCTGCGACGTCCGCCATCCCGACCCGGAAACCTCCGAGGTCATGGCCGAGCGCGTGCGCCGCGCCGTCGGCGAATCCGCCGCCCGCGCCGGCTGCACTGCCGAGATCCTCGATGTCTGGAAATGGGGCGGCAGGATCTTCGCGCAGGAGCTGATCGACAGCGTCCGCAAGACCTCGCTGGCGCTGGGCTACCGCACGCAGGACATCCTCAGCCAGGCAGGGCACGACGCCTATTTCGTCGCCCGCCATGCTCCGACGACGATGATCTTCGCGCCCTGCAAGGGCGGCATCACCCATAACAATGCCGAGCTCTGCACGAAGGAAGACCTCGAACCCGGCCTCAACGTGCTGCTTCACACCGTCATGGCACGGGCGGATCGCTGA